Proteins found in one Exiguobacterium sp. 9-2 genomic segment:
- a CDS encoding NAD(P)/FAD-dependent oxidoreductase, producing the protein MNTPNIVILGAGYGGLITAVNLQKKLGVDQANITLINKHDYHYQTTWLHEPAAGTMSAEQARIYINDVINPSRVKLVKGIVEKVDTAAKTVLLQDGGTVPYDYVVVALGGVPETFGIKGLKEHALTISSLNSVRKIKEHIDYSFAQYKTTGSQDRSLLTIVVGGAGFTGIEFMGELVNRIPELCKQYDIPRELVRVVNIEAAPTVLPGFDADLVNYAHKWLERQGVEFKLGNGIKECGPGSVTFGPLQGDATETIEASTIIWTGGVSGNPVVAASGFEAMRNRVVVEEDLRVPGHDNVFMIGDCSAVMDPSSNRPYPPTAQIATQQAHKVAENIAALIAGRQTSTFTYENKGTVASLGHKDGIGMVFGKKIYGRNASFMKKVIDNKHFFELKKLGLAIKKGKF; encoded by the coding sequence ATGAACACACCTAACATTGTTATTCTTGGAGCGGGCTACGGTGGATTGATCACAGCAGTCAACCTTCAAAAGAAACTCGGCGTCGATCAAGCGAACATCACGTTGATTAATAAACACGACTATCATTACCAAACAACTTGGTTGCATGAACCAGCTGCAGGTACGATGTCTGCGGAGCAAGCACGCATCTACATCAATGATGTCATCAACCCGTCACGCGTCAAACTTGTCAAAGGGATCGTTGAGAAAGTCGACACGGCTGCTAAAACAGTTCTTTTACAAGATGGCGGAACAGTTCCTTACGATTACGTCGTCGTTGCTCTCGGTGGCGTTCCTGAAACATTCGGTATCAAAGGATTGAAGGAACACGCATTAACGATCAGCTCGTTGAACAGCGTCCGTAAAATCAAGGAACATATCGATTACTCATTCGCACAGTACAAAACAACAGGATCACAAGATCGTTCACTCTTGACGATCGTCGTCGGTGGTGCTGGATTCACAGGAATCGAGTTCATGGGTGAGCTCGTCAACCGTATTCCAGAACTGTGCAAACAATATGATATCCCACGCGAACTCGTTCGTGTCGTTAACATCGAGGCAGCGCCAACAGTCCTTCCAGGATTCGATGCTGATCTCGTCAACTACGCACACAAATGGCTTGAGCGCCAAGGCGTCGAGTTCAAACTCGGTAACGGCATCAAGGAATGTGGACCAGGAAGCGTCACGTTCGGTCCGCTTCAAGGCGACGCGACTGAAACGATCGAAGCAAGTACGATCATCTGGACAGGTGGCGTCAGCGGTAACCCTGTCGTTGCAGCATCTGGTTTCGAAGCGATGCGTAACCGTGTCGTCGTCGAAGAAGATCTTCGTGTTCCAGGACACGATAACGTCTTCATGATCGGTGACTGTTCAGCAGTCATGGATCCAAGTTCGAACCGTCCGTACCCACCAACTGCACAAATCGCGACACAACAAGCACACAAAGTCGCTGAGAACATCGCAGCACTCATCGCGGGTCGTCAAACATCGACGTTCACGTACGAGAACAAAGGAACGGTCGCTTCACTTGGTCATAAAGATGGTATCGGCATGGTCTTCGGCAAGAAGATTTACGGTCGTAACGCATCGTTCATGAAAAAAGTCATCGACAACAAACACTTCTTTGAACTGAAAAAACTTGGTCTTGCGATCAAAAAAGGGAAGTTCTAA
- a CDS encoding NAD-dependent epimerase/dehydratase family protein, translating to MRKVLIFGGTRYFGRRLAIRLADSGDDVTIVTRGEHTPPVAKGLTFFKGDRTSSSTMKDLSQQHWDVIYDNICFTPYQAKLAIDAFEGKVGRYVLTSTMSVYEDGGANITERAYNPFPGKYDLEKEHGYGEGKRQAESYFFQRATFPVVAVRFPVVLGPDDYTERLVFHIKRGLDGRPIIAENNYAKMGYISSYEAAAFLEWCGRSELTGPINAASDGVLSIQDLMDKIDRIAGTTSQIVAKGEDESPLAPERDFYMDTTAAKQAGYLFQHVDDWLDRLIEEEVRNHQ from the coding sequence ATGAGAAAAGTATTGATCTTCGGGGGAACACGCTATTTCGGACGACGCTTAGCAATTCGTTTAGCCGATTCGGGGGATGATGTGACGATCGTCACACGCGGTGAGCATACTCCACCCGTCGCGAAGGGCTTGACATTTTTCAAAGGAGACCGGACGTCAAGTAGTACGATGAAGGATTTAAGCCAACAGCACTGGGATGTCATCTATGACAACATTTGCTTCACGCCGTATCAAGCAAAGCTCGCGATCGACGCGTTTGAAGGAAAAGTCGGACGCTATGTGTTGACGTCGACGATGTCTGTTTATGAAGACGGTGGTGCGAATATCACGGAACGTGCCTACAATCCGTTTCCCGGGAAATATGATCTTGAGAAGGAACATGGGTATGGCGAAGGAAAGCGCCAAGCGGAGAGTTATTTCTTCCAACGCGCGACCTTCCCTGTCGTTGCCGTTCGTTTTCCTGTTGTCCTCGGACCAGACGATTATACGGAACGACTTGTCTTCCATATCAAACGCGGGCTTGACGGTCGTCCGATTATCGCTGAAAACAACTATGCGAAGATGGGCTACATCTCAAGTTACGAAGCCGCTGCCTTTCTTGAATGGTGTGGTCGTTCGGAATTGACAGGACCGATCAACGCTGCGAGTGACGGCGTCCTATCGATTCAAGACCTGATGGATAAAATCGACCGTATTGCGGGAACGACGAGCCAAATCGTCGCAAAAGGAGAGGATGAATCGCCTCTTGCGCCAGAACGCGATTTTTATATGGATACGACAGCCGCAAAACAAGCGGGCTATCTGTTCCAACATGTCGATGACTGGCTTGATCGTTTGATTGAAGAGGAGGTGCGCAATCACCAATGA
- the ptsG gene encoding glucose-specific PTS transporter subunit IIBC: protein MWKNVFGVLQRIGKALMLPVAILPAAGLLLAFGTAFQNPNLTQYLPFLENDSLVVIWRVMQDAGDIIFANLGLLFAVGVAIGLANGEGVAGLAAIVGFLIMNKVISSFLQITPEKITEAQKASDLSYATVLGIPTLQMGVFGGIIAGLIAAYSYNKFFKIKLPDFLGFFAGKRFVPIATALFSLVAGFALSYIWPPIGTGINTFSKTIIEANEPLSAFIFGLVERSLIPFGLHHIWYSSFWFQFGEYTDKAGTIINGDQRIFFAQLKDGVPFTAGTYMTGKYPFMMFGLPAACLAMYHTVAKDRRKAVEGLYFSAALTSFLTGITEPVEFSFVFVAPLLFAVHAVFAGLSFMIMDLLNVKIGMTFSGGLIDYTLFGILPNRTSWWLVIPVGLVFAVIYYFGFRFVITKFDLKIPGREAIKEGAATSTAQAGDLPYEILQAFGGPSNIKHLDACITRLRITVNDKSGVNKDRLKELGAAGVLEVGDNVQAIFGPKSDGIKSEMADIMKDPNYKPKETPEADPIPQVPTGDEARTSGSGTTDTGPLAGDRGGAYVPEDGYVAPLSGIIRSLDDVPDQVFSGRMMGDGYAIEPTEGYVVSPVSGEITTFFPTKHAIGILADNGDEILIHIGIDTVSLEGTGFEALAKAGDRVEPGTPLLNVDLEQVRPLVPSLLTPIIVTNIGDRKVDVDVGQTVEAGEAISYRVE, encoded by the coding sequence ATGTGGAAAAACGTGTTTGGTGTCTTACAGCGGATCGGTAAGGCCCTGATGTTACCGGTAGCGATTTTGCCGGCAGCGGGATTATTGCTTGCGTTCGGGACAGCGTTTCAAAACCCGAACTTAACACAATATTTACCGTTTCTGGAGAACGATTCGCTTGTCGTCATCTGGCGAGTCATGCAGGATGCGGGTGACATCATCTTTGCGAACCTCGGATTATTGTTCGCTGTAGGGGTCGCAATTGGCCTTGCGAACGGAGAAGGGGTCGCCGGCTTAGCAGCCATCGTTGGTTTCCTGATCATGAACAAGGTCATCAGTTCATTCTTGCAGATTACACCAGAAAAAATCACAGAAGCACAAAAGGCGAGTGATTTGTCGTATGCGACGGTCCTTGGGATACCGACCTTGCAAATGGGGGTATTCGGGGGGATCATTGCCGGTTTGATAGCAGCGTACAGTTATAATAAATTCTTTAAAATCAAACTGCCTGATTTCCTTGGATTCTTTGCAGGTAAACGTTTCGTTCCGATTGCGACCGCCTTGTTCAGTCTTGTCGCAGGTTTTGCTTTGTCATATATTTGGCCACCGATCGGAACAGGCATCAATACGTTCTCCAAAACAATCATCGAAGCGAACGAACCGTTGTCTGCCTTCATCTTTGGACTCGTCGAACGTTCATTGATTCCGTTCGGTCTTCACCATATTTGGTACTCAAGCTTTTGGTTCCAATTCGGTGAATATACGGATAAAGCAGGAACGATCATCAATGGGGACCAGCGAATCTTCTTTGCACAATTAAAGGACGGTGTACCGTTCACGGCAGGGACATATATGACTGGGAAATATCCATTCATGATGTTCGGTTTGCCAGCAGCCTGTCTTGCAATGTACCATACTGTCGCAAAAGATCGTCGAAAAGCTGTTGAAGGTCTTTACTTCTCAGCTGCATTGACGTCTTTCCTAACTGGGATCACGGAGCCAGTCGAGTTCTCATTCGTATTCGTTGCACCGCTTTTGTTCGCTGTGCACGCTGTTTTTGCAGGTCTATCGTTCATGATTATGGACTTGCTAAACGTTAAGATTGGGATGACGTTCTCCGGCGGATTAATTGACTACACGTTGTTCGGGATTTTACCGAATCGCACTTCGTGGTGGCTTGTCATTCCAGTCGGTCTCGTTTTCGCCGTCATTTATTACTTCGGTTTCCGTTTCGTCATCACGAAATTCGATCTGAAGATTCCAGGACGTGAAGCGATTAAAGAAGGTGCTGCGACATCGACGGCACAAGCAGGTGATCTTCCGTATGAAATCCTGCAAGCGTTTGGTGGTCCATCGAACATCAAGCACCTCGATGCCTGTATCACGCGTCTTCGGATTACCGTCAATGATAAATCAGGTGTCAACAAGGATCGCTTGAAAGAGCTCGGTGCTGCCGGTGTCCTTGAAGTCGGAGATAACGTCCAGGCAATCTTTGGACCGAAATCCGATGGGATCAAGTCAGAAATGGCAGATATCATGAAAGATCCAAATTACAAACCGAAAGAGACACCGGAAGCTGATCCGATTCCACAAGTTCCAACAGGAGATGAAGCGCGAACTTCTGGATCGGGTACAACCGATACGGGACCACTCGCTGGAGATCGTGGGGGTGCTTATGTGCCTGAAGATGGATACGTCGCACCACTGAGCGGTATCATTCGTTCTCTGGATGATGTACCGGATCAAGTATTCTCCGGTCGTATGATGGGTGACGGATATGCGATCGAACCGACGGAAGGATATGTCGTCTCTCCCGTCTCTGGTGAGATCACAACCTTCTTCCCAACAAAACACGCAATCGGTATTCTTGCAGATAACGGAGATGAGATCTTAATTCACATCGGTATTGATACAGTGTCACTTGAAGGAACAGGATTTGAGGCATTAGCGAAAGCTGGAGATCGTGTCGAACCGGGGACACCACTTCTCAATGTCGATCTCGAGCAAGTACGACCACTCGTGCCATCGTTACTGACACCGATCATCGTCACGAACATTGGCGATCGAAAAGTCGACGTCGATGTCGGACAGACGGTCGAAGCCGGAGAAGCGATTTCGTATCGTGTAGAGTAA
- a CDS encoding YuiB family protein codes for MHIIQAVIGSVLYLVMFFSIGFILNMLLRSTWVMLVLYPIILIMMIDNQSTLEYFTNAREAIPNLGDRIAGLQAADITMFAAGFAGIIIAGLSIRFLRKSGYQMF; via the coding sequence ATGCATATCATTCAAGCCGTGATCGGGAGTGTGCTTTATCTCGTCATGTTCTTTAGTATCGGATTCATTTTAAACATGTTGTTACGGAGTACATGGGTGATGCTCGTACTCTATCCGATCATCCTCATCATGATGATCGATAACCAATCTACGCTCGAATACTTCACGAATGCTCGTGAAGCGATTCCGAATCTTGGGGACCGGATTGCTGGACTGCAGGCAGCGGATATCACGATGTTCGCAGCTGGGTTTGCTGGAATCATCATCGCCGGTCTATCGATTCGCTTCTTGCGTAAGAGCGGTTACCAAATGTTTTAA
- a CDS encoding YuzB family protein, which translates to MNPIIEFCISNLAAGTQVVMEQLERDPNVDVVEYGCLGYCGICSLDHFCLVDGETVVGETPEELLEKIYLKIEENEL; encoded by the coding sequence GTGAATCCGATTATTGAATTTTGTATTAGTAACTTAGCGGCTGGTACACAGGTCGTCATGGAGCAACTTGAACGTGACCCGAATGTTGACGTCGTCGAATACGGTTGCCTCGGTTATTGCGGGATTTGTTCGCTTGACCATTTTTGTCTCGTAGATGGTGAGACCGTCGTAGGTGAAACGCCGGAAGAGTTGCTTGAAAAGATTTACCTGAAAATCGAAGAGAATGAGCTGTGA
- a CDS encoding HesB/IscA family protein gives MIHLTEAAALQVQDMMAQAPADERNLRMLVQGGGCSGLSYGMGFDQQKETDLVFEQHGVTVIVDEKDYPVVKGLEIDYKQSMLGGGFTITNPNAIATCGCGTSFRTATNAGTPGGC, from the coding sequence ATGATCCATTTAACGGAGGCAGCAGCGCTACAAGTCCAGGACATGATGGCGCAGGCACCAGCAGATGAACGAAATCTTCGGATGCTCGTCCAAGGTGGTGGATGTAGTGGTCTGTCGTACGGAATGGGATTCGATCAACAAAAAGAAACGGATCTCGTTTTTGAACAGCACGGCGTGACCGTCATCGTGGACGAAAAGGATTATCCGGTCGTCAAAGGACTGGAAATCGATTATAAACAGTCAATGCTTGGTGGCGGATTCACGATCACGAATCCGAATGCCATCGCAACGTGTGGTTGCGGAACATCATTCCGGACAGCAACGAATGCCGGGACACCAGGTGGCTGTTAA
- a CDS encoding ECF transporter S component, with product MKRTQKMVTLSMLGSISFVLMLINFPLPFLPNYLKIDFSDVPALVAAIMFSPVAGVIVEALKNVLYYIFRGSGVPVGEFANFAAGVAFVLPVSWFYHKKKSTQGLATGLVAGTITMALGLAILNYILILPAYAWFLGMDYMADPAVKWTAITAGILPFNVIKALFISALFIPLFLKLRPWMMRRQQSA from the coding sequence ATGAAACGCACACAAAAAATGGTCACTCTGTCAATGTTAGGTTCAATCTCGTTTGTTCTTATGCTTATCAATTTTCCACTACCGTTCTTACCAAACTATCTGAAGATCGACTTCAGTGACGTTCCTGCTCTTGTCGCAGCGATCATGTTCTCACCGGTCGCAGGTGTCATCGTCGAAGCATTGAAGAACGTGTTATACTACATTTTCCGCGGAAGTGGTGTTCCGGTCGGAGAATTCGCGAACTTCGCTGCAGGCGTCGCATTCGTACTACCTGTCAGCTGGTTCTACCACAAAAAGAAATCAACACAAGGTCTCGCAACTGGTCTCGTCGCTGGTACGATCACGATGGCACTCGGTCTTGCGATCCTCAACTATATCTTGATCCTTCCAGCGTATGCATGGTTCCTCGGTATGGATTACATGGCGGATCCAGCTGTCAAATGGACAGCGATCACTGCCGGTATCTTACCGTTTAACGTCATCAAGGCTTTGTTCATCTCGGCACTCTTCATTCCATTGTTCTTGAAACTACGCCCATGGATGATGCGCCGTCAACAATCTGCCTGA
- the glcT gene encoding glucose PTS transporter transcription antiterminator GlcT, protein MDKQMYHVIKVLNNNVVICSTGANQEVIILAKGIGFGRKPGDQLTDLDKLEKVYTLKDKEEQDQYKALVGHLDENFIALMNEIVSMIETRFGKKVDEHIHIGLTDHLTFTFKRLEQGMEVTNPFLAETEALYPEEYALAEEIVEFISAEMNFYLPPAEIGFIALHIHSATNFKDVLEVNRHHQLVGLIASHIEQRLEIKIDRKSLDYKRLIRHLRSAIERVSNGEYLEAPEKVEKLLREEYPLCYDTAWELMSIMERQLKKAVPRGEATYLTMHLQRLVQYDSGK, encoded by the coding sequence ATGGATAAACAAATGTACCACGTTATCAAGGTATTGAATAATAATGTCGTCATTTGTTCAACTGGTGCGAATCAGGAAGTCATTATCCTCGCGAAAGGGATTGGCTTCGGTCGGAAGCCAGGCGATCAACTGACAGATCTCGACAAGTTGGAAAAAGTCTACACGTTGAAGGATAAAGAAGAACAGGATCAATATAAGGCGCTCGTCGGTCACCTCGATGAAAATTTCATCGCGTTGATGAATGAAATCGTTTCAATGATCGAGACACGGTTTGGAAAAAAAGTCGATGAACATATCCATATCGGATTAACGGATCATTTGACGTTTACGTTCAAACGACTGGAACAAGGAATGGAAGTCACCAATCCGTTTCTTGCCGAAACGGAAGCCTTGTATCCGGAAGAGTACGCACTTGCAGAAGAAATCGTCGAGTTCATCAGTGCCGAGATGAATTTTTACCTGCCTCCAGCCGAGATAGGATTCATTGCACTTCATATTCATTCTGCGACGAACTTCAAAGACGTACTTGAAGTTAACCGCCATCATCAGCTCGTCGGTTTAATTGCTAGTCATATCGAACAGCGACTGGAGATTAAAATCGACCGAAAATCGCTTGATTACAAGCGTCTGATTCGGCACCTTCGTTCAGCGATTGAAAGGGTTTCCAATGGGGAGTATCTAGAGGCTCCAGAAAAAGTAGAAAAGCTATTGCGTGAAGAATATCCGCTATGCTATGATACTGCTTGGGAGCTGATGTCCATCATGGAACGTCAGTTGAAGAAAGCGGTACCGCGCGGTGAGGCGACGTATCTTACGATGCATCTGCAACGCTTAGTGCAGTACGATTCAGGTAAATGA
- a CDS encoding GNAT family N-acetyltransferase, with the protein MMQLMKPTLAWETEYRAFLEDWRESGETIVPEAVGDTYEPLATYFAELKEMETTVREGLVTHSTYWMVDGQRIVGALNFRHDLTENLKLYGGHIGYGIRPSERQKGYATTGLRLALEEARQRGLDQVLLTCGVDNLASRRVILANGGREIEPTVRNGRETRRFIIPL; encoded by the coding sequence ATGATGCAGTTGATGAAACCAACTCTTGCATGGGAGACAGAATACCGCGCCTTTTTAGAAGACTGGCGAGAGTCGGGCGAAACGATCGTACCGGAAGCGGTCGGGGATACGTATGAACCGCTCGCTACCTATTTCGCGGAGCTTAAAGAAATGGAAACGACAGTCAGAGAAGGTCTTGTCACGCATTCGACGTACTGGATGGTCGACGGACAACGAATCGTCGGCGCGTTAAACTTCCGGCATGACTTGACGGAGAACTTAAAATTGTACGGCGGACATATCGGATACGGCATCCGACCATCCGAGCGTCAGAAAGGATATGCGACGACCGGTCTTCGATTGGCGCTTGAAGAAGCGCGGCAACGTGGACTCGATCAAGTGCTGTTGACGTGTGGCGTTGATAATCTAGCATCTCGCCGTGTCATCTTGGCGAACGGCGGACGAGAAATTGAGCCGACTGTTCGTAATGGACGCGAGACACGTCGCTTCATCATCCCGTTATGA
- a CDS encoding NAD(P)/FAD-dependent oxidoreductase — MYQPYDVTIIGGGPVGLFTAFYSGMRQMKTKVIESLPQLGGQLATLYPEKYIYDIAGFPKVKAQELVDRLLEQANEFDPTYVLGETVIAYERMDDGIIRLVTNKGEHYTKTVILTAGNGSFAARPLGVADAERFEETNLHYFVNDMERFKDRQVVLLGGGDSAVDWSLMLEPIAKSVTLVHRRDKFRAHEHSVELLHDSSVNVMTPYTLESVTGETHIETMTFKHAESGEVVVVAADDVVCNFGFVSSLGPLKEWEVEFERNSIRVNSKMETAIPGVFACGDIATYEGRVKLIATGFGEAPIAVNQAKLLVDPSARHPQHSTSLFEKVTNHS; from the coding sequence ATGTACCAACCATATGATGTCACGATCATCGGCGGCGGTCCGGTCGGACTGTTCACCGCGTTTTATTCAGGAATGCGCCAGATGAAGACGAAGGTCATCGAGAGTCTACCTCAATTAGGTGGTCAACTCGCTACGCTTTATCCTGAAAAATATATATACGATATCGCCGGTTTTCCAAAAGTAAAAGCGCAGGAACTAGTCGATCGGCTACTTGAACAGGCGAATGAATTTGATCCGACGTATGTGCTCGGTGAGACAGTCATCGCTTATGAACGGATGGATGATGGGATCATCCGCCTCGTCACGAACAAAGGCGAGCATTATACGAAGACCGTCATCTTGACAGCAGGGAACGGTTCGTTCGCTGCGCGCCCACTCGGTGTCGCGGACGCGGAACGCTTCGAGGAAACAAACTTGCACTATTTCGTCAACGACATGGAACGTTTCAAGGATCGTCAAGTCGTCCTGCTTGGTGGTGGCGATTCAGCAGTCGACTGGTCATTGATGCTTGAACCGATTGCGAAATCCGTCACGCTCGTCCACCGTCGCGATAAGTTCCGTGCCCATGAACATTCGGTCGAACTATTACACGACTCATCCGTTAACGTCATGACGCCGTATACGCTCGAATCGGTCACAGGTGAGACGCACATCGAGACGATGACGTTCAAACATGCTGAAAGTGGCGAAGTCGTCGTCGTTGCTGCTGACGATGTCGTCTGCAACTTTGGTTTCGTCTCGTCACTTGGGCCGCTCAAAGAATGGGAAGTCGAGTTCGAACGCAATTCGATTCGCGTCAACTCGAAGATGGAGACTGCGATTCCAGGCGTCTTCGCTTGTGGAGATATTGCGACTTACGAAGGACGCGTCAAATTGATCGCAACAGGCTTCGGTGAAGCACCGATTGCCGTCAACCAGGCGAAACTTCTTGTCGATCCATCGGCTCGTCACCCGCAACACTCGACAAGTCTGTTCGAAAAAGTAACGAATCATTCTTGA
- the ptsG gene encoding glucose-specific PTS transporter subunit IIBC: MFKQIFAVLQRVGKALMLPVAILPAAGILLGFGNAMQNPNLTSKLEFLKNDAIIKIAKLMEAAGDIIFGNLALLFAVGVAIGLAGDGAAGLAAIVGFLIMNKTMSVWLGVTPEMVANGQGYANVLGIPTLQTGVFGGIIIGLIAAWAYGKYHNLELPQFLGFFAGKRFVPIVTAVVSLVAGLVLVFVWPFAQDGLNTFSHFMMEKNPTLAAFVFGLIERSLIPFGLHHIFYAPFWFEFGSYKNAAGTVVHGDQAIFFAQLKDNAKLTAGTFMTGKFPFMMFGLPAAALAMYHEARPERRAVVGGLLGSAALTAFLTGITEPIEFAFLFVAPILFAVHAVFAGLSFMTMQLLNVKIGMTFSGGLIDFLLFGVLPGRTQWWLVIVVGLALSVIYYVGFRFAIRKFNLKTPGREDAVQETSSAQGSELAEGILDALGSESNIKHLDACITRLRVEVLDKSKVNKDELKKLGAAGVLEVGNNVQAIYGPKSDNIKSEIQAVIASRKQEKTV, encoded by the coding sequence ATGTTCAAACAGATTTTTGCTGTTCTTCAACGTGTCGGTAAAGCGTTGATGCTTCCTGTAGCGATTTTGCCAGCTGCCGGTATCCTACTCGGATTCGGTAACGCGATGCAAAATCCGAACTTGACGTCAAAACTCGAGTTCTTAAAAAATGATGCAATCATCAAGATTGCAAAATTGATGGAAGCAGCCGGGGATATCATCTTCGGTAACTTAGCACTCTTATTCGCGGTCGGTGTCGCGATTGGTCTTGCAGGGGACGGCGCAGCCGGACTTGCGGCAATCGTCGGATTCTTGATCATGAACAAAACAATGAGCGTATGGCTCGGCGTTACACCTGAAATGGTTGCTAACGGTCAAGGATATGCAAACGTACTCGGTATCCCAACACTTCAAACTGGGGTATTCGGTGGTATCATCATCGGTTTAATCGCAGCTTGGGCGTACGGGAAGTATCATAATCTCGAATTGCCACAGTTCCTTGGATTCTTTGCTGGTAAACGTTTCGTTCCAATCGTCACAGCAGTTGTTTCATTGGTTGCAGGTCTCGTTCTCGTATTCGTCTGGCCGTTCGCGCAAGATGGATTGAACACGTTCTCTCACTTCATGATGGAGAAAAACCCAACACTCGCAGCATTCGTCTTCGGTCTCATCGAACGTTCGTTGATTCCATTCGGTCTTCACCATATCTTCTATGCACCATTCTGGTTCGAATTCGGTTCGTATAAGAATGCAGCAGGAACAGTCGTTCATGGTGACCAAGCGATCTTCTTCGCACAATTGAAAGACAACGCAAAATTAACAGCTGGTACGTTCATGACTGGTAAATTCCCGTTCATGATGTTCGGTCTTCCAGCAGCAGCACTCGCAATGTACCACGAAGCTCGCCCAGAGCGTCGTGCAGTCGTTGGTGGTCTTCTTGGATCAGCAGCACTTACAGCATTCTTGACAGGTATCACAGAGCCAATCGAATTCGCGTTCTTATTCGTAGCTCCAATCTTGTTCGCAGTTCACGCAGTTTTCGCAGGTCTTTCGTTCATGACAATGCAATTGTTGAACGTTAAGATCGGTATGACATTCTCTGGTGGTTTGATCGACTTCCTTCTCTTCGGTGTTCTTCCAGGACGCACGCAGTGGTGGCTTGTCATCGTCGTCGGTCTTGCACTTTCTGTCATCTACTATGTTGGATTCCGTTTCGCAATCCGCAAATTCAACCTGAAAACTCCAGGTCGTGAAGATGCAGTTCAAGAGACTTCATCTGCTCAAGGTTCTGAACTTGCTGAAGGTATCCTCGACGCACTCGGTTCAGAGTCGAACATCAAACACTTGGATGCATGTATCACACGTCTTCGTGTTGAAGTTCTCGACAAATCGAAAGTCAACAAAGATGAGTTGAAAAAATTAGGTGCTGCTGGTGTCCTTGAAGTTGGTAACAACGTCCAAGCGATCTATGGACCGAAATCAGACAACATCAAGTCTGAGATTCAAGCTGTCATCGCGTCACGTAAACAAGAAAAAACAGTCTAA
- a CDS encoding GNAT family N-acetyltransferase codes for MIIREARLEDASTIARVHIDAWRETYQGIIPDPYLAQLSYEKRTKQWEQTLVDQRVYVVELEDEVVGFAQGGPNRRDAREGELYAIYVLRASQGQGLGKALFQRIIEDLAEYESMQVSVLRDNPACQFYERFGGQLFEESMIERGGVELVQRVYRMPVKRSFV; via the coding sequence ATGATCATCCGTGAAGCACGTCTTGAAGATGCGTCGACCATTGCGCGCGTTCATATCGATGCCTGGCGGGAGACATATCAAGGGATCATCCCTGATCCTTATTTAGCACAGTTGTCTTACGAGAAACGGACGAAACAATGGGAGCAGACGTTAGTCGATCAGCGCGTGTATGTTGTGGAGTTAGAAGACGAAGTCGTTGGCTTTGCGCAAGGTGGACCAAATCGAAGGGATGCGCGTGAAGGAGAACTCTACGCGATTTATGTTTTGCGAGCTTCTCAAGGGCAGGGGCTCGGGAAGGCATTGTTTCAACGTATCATCGAGGACTTGGCGGAATACGAGTCAATGCAGGTTTCTGTCTTGCGGGATAATCCGGCGTGCCAGTTTTACGAGCGATTCGGCGGTCAGCTCTTCGAAGAATCGATGATTGAGCGTGGTGGGGTGGAACTCGTGCAGCGGGTTTACCGGATGCCTGTTAAAAGATCATTCGTATGA